In one window of Myxococcales bacterium DNA:
- a CDS encoding sigma-54-dependent Fis family transcriptional regulator, translated as MKAKILVVDDEPSARSGLERLLVQEGYAVELAADGESAERLVTEQPPDLVITDLKMTGMDGLELTKRLRDAYAALPTIVATAFGDVSTAVAAMRAGADDYVTKPVDIDALVLSIERSLERRDLRIEADNLRRQFREREGEGLRGLIGASPAMQKVYRVARQVAPSRATVLITGESGTGKGELARALHELSPREKGPFVSVHCAALAESLLESELFGHEKGAFTGADRRRAGRFEQASGGTLFLDEIGEVPMLTQVKLLRVLQERAFERVGGNDTVSVDVRLLAATNRNLAQDVRDGRFREDLYYRLNVVNVEVPPLRVRGSDVMVLANHFLRRFASENHRRIDGFSAAARTAILGYRWPGNVRELENAIERAVVLTETEQVDVDVLPVDSSPTLQGPIRIPGSTMAELEKHAILTTLDACEGSTAKAAEILDISVRTIQYRLHEYGVAGKQAKSKE; from the coding sequence ATGAAAGCCAAGATCCTCGTCGTCGACGATGAACCGAGCGCCCGCTCAGGTCTCGAGCGCCTCCTCGTGCAGGAAGGTTACGCCGTGGAGCTCGCCGCCGACGGCGAATCCGCCGAGCGGCTCGTGACCGAGCAGCCGCCCGATCTCGTGATCACCGACCTCAAGATGACAGGCATGGACGGCTTGGAGCTGACCAAGCGGCTGCGCGATGCCTACGCCGCGCTGCCCACCATCGTGGCGACGGCCTTTGGCGACGTGTCCACCGCTGTGGCGGCCATGCGGGCCGGCGCCGACGACTACGTGACCAAGCCCGTCGACATCGACGCGCTCGTTCTTTCCATCGAGCGGAGCTTGGAGCGTCGCGACCTGCGCATCGAGGCCGACAACCTGCGGCGCCAGTTCCGCGAGCGAGAGGGGGAAGGGCTCCGCGGTCTCATCGGCGCGAGCCCCGCCATGCAGAAGGTGTATCGCGTCGCGCGGCAGGTGGCGCCGTCGCGCGCGACGGTTCTCATCACCGGCGAGAGCGGAACCGGGAAGGGCGAGTTGGCGCGTGCGCTTCATGAGCTCAGCCCGCGCGAGAAGGGGCCCTTCGTGAGCGTGCACTGCGCTGCCCTCGCGGAGTCGCTGCTCGAGAGTGAACTCTTCGGCCACGAAAAGGGCGCCTTCACCGGCGCCGACCGGCGACGCGCTGGCCGCTTCGAGCAGGCCTCCGGCGGGACGCTGTTTCTGGACGAGATCGGCGAAGTGCCGATGCTTACGCAGGTGAAGCTCCTGCGCGTGCTCCAGGAGCGGGCCTTCGAGCGTGTCGGCGGCAACGACACGGTATCGGTCGACGTTCGACTCCTCGCCGCCACCAATCGCAACCTCGCGCAGGACGTTCGCGACGGTCGCTTTCGCGAAGATCTCTACTACCGGCTCAACGTCGTCAACGTCGAGGTGCCGCCCTTGCGCGTCCGCGGCAGCGACGTGATGGTGCTAGCGAATCACTTCCTCCGTCGCTTCGCCTCGGAGAATCACCGGCGCATCGACGGCTTCTCCGCGGCAGCGCGAACCGCCATTTTGGGCTATCGCTGGCCCGGCAACGTCCGCGAACTCGAGAACGCCATCGAGCGCGCTGTCGTGCTCACGGAGACGGAGCAAGTGGATGTCGACGTGTTGCCCGTCGACTCGTCGCCGACGCTTCAAGGCCCCATTCGCATCCCTGGTTCGACGATGGCGGAGCTCGAGAAGCACGCCATTCTGACGACCCTTGATGCGTGCGAAGGCTCCACGGCAAAGGCGGCGGAGATCCTCGACATCAGCGTGCGCACCATTCAATACCGTCTCCACGAGTACGGCGTTGCGGGCAAGCAAGCGAAGTCCAAGGAGTAG